A stretch of Fusobacterium periodonticum ATCC 33693 DNA encodes these proteins:
- the queA gene encoding tRNA preQ1(34) S-adenosylmethionine ribosyltransferase-isomerase QueA: MSTYLSDYDYFLPEELIGQKPREPRDSAKLMLINRKTGEIEHKHFYNIIDYLQKGDILVRNATKVIPARIYGHKESGGVLEVLLIKRISIDTWECLLKPAKKLKLGQKLYIGENKELIAELLEIKEDGNRILKFYYEGSFEEVLDKLGSMPLPPYITRKLENKDRYQTVYAQRGESVAAPTAGLHFTEELLRKISEKGIEIVDIFLEVGLGTFRPVQTENVLEHKMHEESFEISEKAAKAINEAKAQGRRIISVGTTATRALESSVDENGKLIAQKRDTGIFIYPGYQFKIVDALITNFHLPKSTLLMLVSALYDREKILEIYKMAVKEEYHFFSFGDSMFIY, encoded by the coding sequence AAATAGAAAAACTGGAGAGATTGAACATAAACATTTCTATAATATAATTGACTACTTGCAAAAAGGTGATATTTTAGTTAGAAATGCAACTAAAGTTATACCAGCTAGAATATATGGTCATAAAGAAAGTGGTGGAGTTTTAGAAGTTCTTTTAATAAAAAGAATTTCTATAGATACTTGGGAATGTTTATTAAAACCAGCTAAAAAATTGAAATTAGGACAAAAGTTATATATAGGAGAAAATAAGGAACTAATAGCTGAATTATTAGAAATTAAAGAAGATGGAAATAGAATCTTGAAGTTTTACTATGAAGGTAGTTTTGAAGAGGTTCTAGATAAACTTGGTTCTATGCCCTTGCCTCCATATATAACAAGAAAATTAGAAAATAAAGATAGATATCAAACTGTTTATGCTCAAAGAGGAGAGTCTGTTGCAGCACCAACAGCAGGACTACATTTTACAGAAGAATTACTCAGAAAAATTTCTGAAAAAGGCATAGAAATAGTTGATATTTTTCTAGAAGTTGGTCTAGGGACATTTAGACCTGTTCAAACAGAAAATGTTTTAGAGCATAAGATGCATGAGGAAAGTTTTGAAATTTCAGAAAAAGCAGCAAAGGCTATAAATGAAGCTAAGGCACAAGGAAGAAGAATTATCTCAGTTGGTACAACTGCAACAAGAGCATTAGAATCTTCAGTTGATGAAAATGGAAAATTAATTGCTCAAAAAAGAGATACAGGAATTTTTATATATCCTGGTTACCAATTTAAAATAGTTGATGCTTTAATAACAAACTTTCACCTTCCAAAATCAACATTATTAATGCTTGTTTCAGCATTATATGATAGAGAAAAAATACTTGAAATATATAAAATGGCAGTTAAAGAAGAATATCACTTTTTTAGCTTTGGTGACAGTATGTTTATTTATTAA
- the rsmD gene encoding 16S rRNA (guanine(966)-N(2))-methyltransferase RsmD, producing MRIIAGEAKNRIIKTRKGFDTRPTLESVKESLFSIIAPYVENSVFLDLFSGSGSISLEAVSRGAKRAVMIEKDGEALKYIIENIDNLGFTDRCRAYKNDVVRAVEILGRKKEKFDIIFMDPPYQDNITTKVLKAIDKADILADDGLIICEHHLFEDLDDNIASFRKTDERKYNKKILTFFTK from the coding sequence ATGAGAATAATAGCAGGTGAAGCTAAAAATAGAATAATAAAAACAAGAAAAGGTTTTGATACAAGACCAACTCTTGAAAGTGTAAAAGAATCTCTTTTTTCAATAATTGCTCCATATGTAGAAAATTCTGTTTTCTTAGATCTATTCAGTGGAAGTGGAAGTATCTCACTTGAAGCTGTGAGTAGGGGTGCTAAAAGAGCTGTCATGATAGAAAAAGATGGAGAAGCTTTAAAATATATTATTGAAAACATTGATAACTTAGGTTTTACAGATAGATGTAGAGCTTATAAAAATGATGTTGTGAGAGCTGTAGAAATATTAGGAAGAAAAAAGGAAAAATTTGATATAATATTTATGGATCCACCTTATCAAGATAATATCACTACAAAGGTTTTAAAAGCTATAGATAAGGCAGATATTTTAGCAGATGATGGTTTAATAATCTGTGAACATCATTTATTTGAAGATTTAGACGATAATATAGCTTCTTTTAGAAAAACTGATGAAAGAAAATATAATAAAAAAATATTAACATTTTTCACAAAATAA
- the xseB gene encoding exodeoxyribonuclease VII small subunit: protein MAKNTFEENLENLDEIIEKLESGELSLDDAIKEYENAMKLIKTASKMLNEAEGRLIKVIEKNGEIETEEI from the coding sequence ATGGCAAAAAATACTTTTGAAGAAAATTTAGAAAATTTAGATGAAATCATTGAAAAACTAGAAAGTGGAGAACTTAGTCTAGATGACGCAATAAAAGAATATGAAAATGCGATGAAACTTATAAAAACTGCTTCTAAGATGTTAAATGAGGCTGAAGGTAGATTAATTAAAGTCATTGAAAAAAATGGAGAAATTGAGACAGAGGAGATTTAA